A single Epinephelus lanceolatus isolate andai-2023 chromosome 22, ASM4190304v1, whole genome shotgun sequence DNA region contains:
- the slc12a6 gene encoding solute carrier family 12 member 6 yields the protein MASVRFTVTPTKAEDLPGLSDTSPDISSRSGARVRFGSRESVNRSDPLSDASGGWTTTAGGAETPDHSNVDQGDGNSKISSVYINNTHGVDDDDFYDRNLALFEEEMDTRPKVSSLLNRLANYTNLTQGAKEHEEAESIGEKKKPGKSPQMGTFMGVYLPCLQNIFGVILFLRLTWVVGTAGVLQGLCIVFICCCCTLLTAISMSAIATNGVVPAGGAYFMISRSLGPEFGGAVGLCFYLGTTFAGAMYILGAIEILLMYIAPKAAIFESKHPEGEGAAMLNNMRVYGSICLLLMSLLVFVGVKYVNKLASIFLACVIVSIISIYVGALVSAFKPPHFPVCMLGNRTISGHEIDDNQCAKTVLLQIKEPVERADENFTTVSENSTVGPTVGPTFDPSPAPDLVEKTTYLWKHFCQGPELNATCDDYFNSNNFTEIEGIPGMASGIISENLWSSYPSKGDVVEKSSLSSSHDAHPATTQRPYVFADITTSFTLLVGIFFPSVTGIMAGSNRSGDLKDAQRSIPIGTILAILTTSIVYLTSVILFGACIDGVVLRDKFGDSVKGNLVVGTLAWPTPWVIVIGSFFSTCGAGLQSLTGAPRLLQAIAKDNIIPFLRVFGHGKANGEPTWALLLTSLIAELGILIASLDLVAPILTMFFLMCYLFVNLACGLQTLLRTPNWRPRFSYYHWTLSFLGMTICLALMFISSWYYAIVAMVIAGMIYKYIEYHGAEKEWGDGIRGLSLSAARYALLRLEEGPPHTKNWRPQVLVLLKLDEDAHVKSPRLLTFASQLKAGKGLTIVGTVVSGNFLQSYGEALAAEQTLKHLMDKERVKGFCQCIVAQKPREGISHMIQSSGLGGMRPNTVVMGWPHAWRQSEDPQSWKTFINTVRVTTAAHLALLVPKNISLFPSNSEPCTEGYIDVWWIVHDGGMLMLLPFLLRQHKVWRKCGMRIFTVAQMEDNSIQMKKDLATFLYHLRIEAEVEVVEMHDSDISAYTYERTLMMEQRSQMLRQMRLSKSDREKEAQLVKDRNSMLRLTSIGSDDDDDTDGGERERATSASGSTEHHRRVQMTWTKEKTSQYRATHSGCSTPEGFRDMLSIRPDHSNVRRMHTAVKLNEVIVNKSHDARLVLLNMPGPPKNTDGDENYMEFLEVLTEGLERVLLVRGGGSEVITIYS from the exons GTGACGGAAATTCCAAAATCTCCAGTGTGTACATCAACAACACTCACGGGGTGGACGACGATGACTTCTACGACAGAAACTTGGCCTTATTTGAG GAGGAGATGGACACTCGGCCGAAGGTGTCCTCTCTGCTTAATCGCCTGGCCAACTACACCAACCTGACGCAGGGGGCCAAGGAACATGAAGAGGCTGAAAGCATCGGCGAGAAGAAGAAACCTGGCAAG TCGCCACAGATGGGGACGTTTATGGGAGTCTACCTGCCCTGCCTGCAGAACATCTTTGGCGTCATCTTGTTCCTGAGGTTGACCTGGGTGGTGGGAACTGCTGGGGTGCTGCAGGGCCTCTGTATTGTCTTCatatgctgctgctgt ACTTTGTTGACGGCAATATCGATGAGTGCAATCGCCACTAATGGAGTTGTACCAG cgggaggcgcctaCTTCATGATCAGTCGCTCTCTGGGTCCGGAGTTTGGGGGGGCGGTGGGCCTGTGTTTCTACTTGGGCACCACCTTCGCCGGAGCCATGTACATCCTGGGAGCCATCGAGATCCTTCTG ATGTACATAGCACCTAAGGCAGCCATTTTCGAGTCCAAGCACCCTGAAGGCGAAGGCGCAGCCATGTTGAACAACATGCGGGTCTACGGCTCCATCTGTCTCCTCCTGATGTCCCTGCTGGTCTTTGTGGGCGTGAAGTACGTCAACAAACTGGCCTCCATCTTCTTGGCCTGCGTCATCGTCTCCATCATCTCCATCTACGTCGGAGCGCTGGTCTCCGCCTTCAAACCGCCACATTTCCC TGTGTGCATGCTGGGAAACAGAACGATCAGCGGCCATGAAATTGATGACAACCAGTGTGCGAAAACCGTCCTGCTGCAGATCAAAGAGCCAGTGGAGAGAGCTGACGAGAACTTCACAACTGTTAGTG AAAACAGCACTGTGGGTCCGACTGTGGGTCCGACCTTTGACCCCAGCCCTGCTCCTGATCTGGTGGAGAAGACCACATATCTCTGGAAGCATTTTTGCCAGGGCCCTGAACTCAACGCTACCTGTGACGATTACTTCAACTCCAACAATTTTACCGAGATCGAAGGGATCCCCGGAATGGCTAGTGGGATCATTTCAG AGAACCTGTGGAGCTCGTACCCCAGCAAAGGGGACGTGGTGGAGAAAAGCTCCCTCAGCTCCTCTCATGATGCACATCCGGCCACCACTCAGCGGCCTTACGTGTTTGCTGACATCACCACCTCCTTCACACTGCTGGTGGGCATCTTCTTCCCCTCTGTCACAG GAATCATGGCTGGTTCCAACCGGTCGGGGGATCTGAAAGATGCCCAGCGCTCCATCCCCATCGGCACCATTCTCGCCATCCTCACCACCTCCATCGTCT ATCTGACTAGCGTTATCTTGTTCGGAGCCTGCATCGACGGGGTGGTCCTCAGAGACAA GTTTGGAGACTCAGTTAAAGGGAACCTGGTGGTGGGGACTCTGGCGTGGCCGACCCCTTGGGTCATTGTGATTGGCTCTTTCTTCTCAACATGTGGCGCAGGCCTCCAGTCGCTAACAGGCGCTCCCCGACTCCTGCAAGCCATCGCCAAGGACAACATCATCCCCTTCCTTCGG GTGTTTGGCCATGGGAAGGCTAATGGGGAGCCCACCTGGGCCCTGCTGCTGACCTCCCTGATAGCTGAGCTGGGGATTCTCATTGCCTCCCTGGACCTGGTGGCTCCCATCCTTACaat GTTCTTCCTGATGTGCTATCTGTTTGTGAACCTGGCCTGTGGTCTCCAGACCCTCCTGAGGACGCCCAACTGGAGGCCGCGTTTTTCCTATTACCACTG GACTTTGTCGTTTTTGGGGATGACTATCTGCCTGGCGCTCATGTTCATATCCTCCTGGTACTACGCAatcgttgccatggtgatcGCCGGCATGATCTACAAGTACATAGAGTACCACGG agcAGAGAAAGAATGGGGGGATGGGATCCGCGGTCTCTCGCTCAGTGCTGCCCGATATGCCCTCCTGAGGTTGGAAGAGGGACCACCGCACACCAAGAACTGGAG GCCCCAGGTGTTGGTCTTACTCAAACTGGACGAGGACGCCCATGTCAAATCTCCTCGCCTGCTGACGTTTGCCAGCCAGCTGAAGGCGGGAAAGGGCCTGACCATCGTTGGCACGGTCGTCTCCGGCAACTTCCTACAAAGCTACGGCGAGGCCCTCGCTGCCGAACAG ACTCTGAAGCATCTGATGGATAAGGAGCGCGTGAAGGGCTTCTGTCAGTGTATCGTGGCTCAGAAGCCGCGCGAAGGTATCAGCCACATGATCCAGTCCAGCGGCCTGGGAGGAATGAGGCCCAACACGGTGGTGATGGGCTGGCCTCATGCCTGGAGGCAGAGCGAGGACCCACAGTCCTGGAAGACCTTCATCA ACACAGTGCGGGTGACCACGGCAGCCCACTTGGCCCTGCTGGTCCCCAAAAACATCTCTCTGTTCCCCAGCAACAGCGAGCCCTGCACAGAGGGCTACATTGACGTCTGGTGGATTGTCCATGATGGGGGGATGCTGATGCTGCTGCCCTTCCTGCTGCGCCAACACAAG gtGTGGCGCAAGTGTGGCATGCGAATCTTCACAGTGGCCCAGATGGAGGATAACTCCATCCAGATGAAAAAGGATCTGGCAACCTTCCTTTATCACCTGCGCATTGAGGCTGAGGTGGAAGTCGTCGAGATG CATGACAGCGACATCAGTGCATACACCTATGAAAGGACCCTGATGATGGAGCAGAGGTCTCAGATGCTCAGACAGATGCGACTGTCTAAATCAGACCGGGAAAAAGAG GCCCAGCTGGTGAAAGACCGGAACTCCATGCTGCGGCTGACGAGCATCGGATCGGACGATGACGATGACACAGACGGTGGGGAGCGCGAAAGGGCGACGAGCGCCAGCGGCAGCACCGAGCATCATCGGAGAGTTCAGATGACCTGGACCAAAGAAAAGACCTCGCAGTACAGAGCCACGCACTCTGGTTGCTCCACACCGGAGGGCTTCAGAGACATGCTCAGCATCAGGCC GGACCACTCCAACGTCAGGCGCATGCACACCGCTGTGAAGCTCAACGAAGTCATAGTCAACAAATCCCACGATGCCCGGCTTGTCCTGCTCAATATGCCGGGACCACCCAAGAACACGGACGGAGACGAGAACT ACATGGAGTTCCTCGAGGTCCTAACAGAAGGTTTGGAGCGTGTCCTGTTggtcagaggtggaggaagtgaaGTCATCACTATCTATTCCTGA